The segment CGAGCAAGGCCGGTGCCCGCGCCGCAGTGCGGCAGGGCACGGCTACTGCGCCTTGCGCTCCCTCAGCTCGGCGGGCAGACCTTCGAGCAAGTCCGCCATGTCGTCCGCGTGCTCCTCCTCCGCGGCCAGAATCGATTCCATCACACGCCGCGAAGTCGGATCCTTTTCGCCGAGGTATTGGATGATCTCTCGATAGCTGTCGATCGCGACTCGCTCGGCCACGAGGTCTTCCTTGATCATTTCGACGAGCGATTTGCCCTCGACGTACTCCGCATGACTGCGCGTGAGCAGACCCTCAGGCGAGAAGTTCGGCTCGCCGCCCAACTGAACGATGCGCTCGGCGAGTTGGTCCGCGTGATCCCGCTCCTCGTTCGAATGCTCGAGAAACTCGTCGGCCACACCCGTGGAATGGATGCCCTTGGCCATGAAATAGTGGCGCCGATAGCGCAGCGTGCAGACGATTTCGGTGGCGAGCGCGTCGTTGAGCAGCTTGAGCACCGTGTCCCGATCGGCCTGGTAGCCGGCCGTGACGGCGCCCTCGGAGATATGCTCGCGAGCGCGTTTGCGGATTTCCTGAACATCGGTGAGGAACGGTTGGTGAGCCATCGTTTTCTCCATCGGTTCGAGTGACGCATTGACAAAACAACTGGCGAACGCTTGCCTGCCTGCGGCGATCCGCGGGCACGCGACACGGATACCGCCGGCATTTAACGTGCCAGCTTTGCTGGCATCGGCCGCATCCCGCGCGGGCACAGGGGTTGCGCCACTTGCAGCAACGCGTACGCTTGCCGCCGCTACCCCTGTTGTTTGTCAGAAAGGCATACCGATGACCCGATCCTCCACGAATCACTCGTCGACACGCCGGCGCGCAGGCCATCCGCCTCGCCAACGGCACGCGCAGGCAACCGCCTCGAAGAAGCACCACCCGCGCCGCTGGTCTCGCCATGTCATGGAGACGAGCGACGCCTTGGATCTGGAGCCCGGCATTTTCAAAAGCGGGAGCGCCGAAGACATTGCACGCTCGCTCAAGCGTTCGGCGCTTGCGAGCAAGCGCCGGCGCGGCACGCCGTACCAGTCGGCCATGTCCATGCTCAATTTCTATGTGAACCGGGCCGGCCGAAACCTGCCGAAATCGCAGCGTGGGGTGCTGCAGCGCGCAAAAGGCAAATTGCGCGAAGCGTTCGGCCGCGGGCACTGAGGGCTTCTTCGCCCATGCATGAAGCAGTCTGGTTTCTGATCGTCGGCGCGATGTTCGTCGGCATGGGGGTGGCGAGTTCGCTGTTCAAGCGCCTTCCGCTCACCGGCGCGATGCTCTATCTGGTCGCCGGCTTCGCCATCGGCCCGGCGGGAGCGGGCCTGCTTGCGCTGGACATCTTCAATGACGCCCACATCATCCGCATGCTGAGCGAAGTTGCGGTACTCGCTTCGCTGTTCGCAATCGGATTGCGACTGCGGTTGCCGCTCGTGGATGCACTCTGGACGCTGCCGTTAAGGCTCGGCCTGCTGGCCATGGTGATTACCGTGCCGATGCTCGCTGCCGTCGGAGTATGGGGCCTCGATCTGGCCTGGGGGCCGGCGTGGCTGTTGGCCGCGATGCTCGCTCCTACCGACCCGGTGCTTGCGCACGACGTACAGGTGAGAGATACGAACGACTTTGACCGCGTCCGGTTTGCGCTCTCGGGCGAAGGCGGGCTCAACGACGGCATCGCCCAGCCGTTCGCAATGGTCGCGCTCGCGCTTACCCCGCTCGGCACGGTGGCGTTTCGCCCGCCGTCGGTGCTCGCGCTCGCCGGCATGACGATATGGGGTGTCGTGGGCGCGGTGGTCATAGGTGCGCTCCTCGGATTTGCCACGACGCATGCGGTTGCGTGGCTGCGGACACGTCATGCGCAGGCACTCGGGCTCGAAGGTTTTTTCGCGCTTGGCTTGATCGAGCTGGCTTATGGGACGGCGCAGCTTCTGCATACGTTCGGGTTTCTGGCCGTCTTCGCGGCTGGTGTGGCGATGCGCCGCGTCGAGCATCGCGCGACGGGCGAGCGCACGCCGCAGGATGCCATCGGCGCGATCGACTCGTCCGACGTCGCGGCCACCGCGTCCCATCCTGACAAAGCCCACGCTTATATGGCCGAGAAAGTACTGGGTTTTACCGTCGAACTCGAAAGGATTGCCGAAATGGCGATGATGATGATGGTTGGCAATTTGCTCGGCACGCTCGATGCGCCGCTCGTCACCTGGCGCAACGCCGGGATCGTCGCGGCGCTGTTTCTCGTCATCAGGCCCATTGCCGTGGAGCTTTCGTTGATCGGGTCACAGGCGGCGCCAGCCGAACGGCGCATGATGAGCTGGTTCGGCATTCGCGGCATCGGCACGCTCTATTACCTCGCCTATGCCCTGGAGCAGGACCAAAGCGAGCAAATGAAAGCGCTAGCGCCGATCGCGCTCGCCGTCGTGACCGCATCGGTGTTTATTCATGGCGTATCCGCTACGCCGCTCATGAAGCAGTATCAGCGCCACCACGCCCGCCGTGCGGCTCGCACTCGCAAGTGACGGTCAGTCGCCGGTGAAAACTGCCGTACATTGCCCACGCACGATACCGCGACGGGCCGCAAAGGCGGGCTCGTTTGCGACCACCGTTTGACTCCGCAGCGGTACACCCGTCAGGGACCGCCTTCTGGCTTCAACCGCGTCCGGTAAGGTGGAACACTCTGCGGATCTGCGGTCGTCTCGTCGATCACGCGTTCGACGTCCGCGGTCTTTGCCAATTCGGACAGAAATGTCTGCTTATCGAAGCCGGGTGCCACACAGCCTTGCACGTAGACGAAACGCCGTTGCAGCATCAGCCATAGCGTCGTCCGCGTTTTCCAATGTGTCGCGGGCTCGATGTTCGTGAGGCGCCGCTTCACCGCCTCGGCGATTTCCTTGTCATAGAGATAACTGTTCGATAAACGGCACCGCCCTTCCCACCAGCAGCTGTTGCCGCGTTCGATGCGGTAATGGCCCTCGGCCAGCCACTCGGCATCCGTTTCGAGCGGGCCGAGCGGCGCCGGGCAGCCTGGAAGCGCCGCCGATATGGAAAAGAATGGATCGTCCCCGCGGTTGACGCGCCGCGGCTCGGCAAGCGCCCATGCGGTCGCCGCAATGAGTCCCAGCACCGCACCACGCAATACCAGAGTACGCCGCATGTCGCCGAGCCCCCGAATCGGTTGAAATCCGCATGAAGCTGCGCGATTTCAACACGCCCTCGCGCCATTTGGCAATATCGCCGCACGGGGCCGGCATCGCTCGTTGCATGTCGTCAATCGGCGTGGCCTTTCCCACGCCGCCGGTGGTCCCTCCCTCCGGACCGGCGCTCCGCGGCTCAGCATGCGTCGGTAATCGGCCCCGCGCTCGCGAACTCGAGCACACGCAAGATCAGCTGCGGCGTCAAAGGCTTCGCGCAGTGTGCGTCGAACCCGGCCTCGCGCGCCTTTTCGCGATCGTAACTCGACGCATAGCCGCTACAAGCGATCAGCAGCATGTGCGCGGTCTCGGCATCGGCACGCAGTTGGCGCGCAAGCTCGAGGCCGTCGATCCCGGGCATCACGATATCGAGCAGCACGGCGAATGGCTGCCAGTCCCGTGCAATCGCGCATGCTTCGAGCGGATCGCTCGTTGCACGGCACTCGAATCCATCGGCGTCGAGCAAAAGTTGCAACGCTTCTGCCGCATCGCGGTAGTCGTCCACCACGAGCACGCGGCGATGCCCCGCCATGGCCGGACGGAACGTCCGCCAAAGCACGACATCGTCGTTCGGATCGGGCTGGCGAGTGTCGGTCACGGGCAGCTCCCTTGTTGCAGGTCATATAGGCGCGAACGTATTGCGTTGCAAAATACGAACCAGCCGGCATACCACGTTCGAAGGCATGCACATTGCTCCCGCTTCTGG is part of the Trinickia caryophylli genome and harbors:
- a CDS encoding ferritin-like domain-containing protein produces the protein MAHQPFLTDVQEIRKRAREHISEGAVTAGYQADRDTVLKLLNDALATEIVCTLRYRRHYFMAKGIHSTGVADEFLEHSNEERDHADQLAERIVQLGGEPNFSPEGLLTRSHAEYVEGKSLVEMIKEDLVAERVAIDSYREIIQYLGEKDPTSRRVMESILAAEEEHADDMADLLEGLPAELRERKAQ
- a CDS encoding DUF3175 domain-containing protein; translation: MTRSSTNHSSTRRRAGHPPRQRHAQATASKKHHPRRWSRHVMETSDALDLEPGIFKSGSAEDIARSLKRSALASKRRRGTPYQSAMSMLNFYVNRAGRNLPKSQRGVLQRAKGKLREAFGRGH
- a CDS encoding response regulator — translated: MTDTRQPDPNDDVVLWRTFRPAMAGHRRVLVVDDYRDAAEALQLLLDADGFECRATSDPLEACAIARDWQPFAVLLDIVMPGIDGLELARQLRADAETAHMLLIACSGYASSYDREKAREAGFDAHCAKPLTPQLILRVLEFASAGPITDAC
- a CDS encoding cation:proton antiporter, translating into MHEAVWFLIVGAMFVGMGVASSLFKRLPLTGAMLYLVAGFAIGPAGAGLLALDIFNDAHIIRMLSEVAVLASLFAIGLRLRLPLVDALWTLPLRLGLLAMVITVPMLAAVGVWGLDLAWGPAWLLAAMLAPTDPVLAHDVQVRDTNDFDRVRFALSGEGGLNDGIAQPFAMVALALTPLGTVAFRPPSVLALAGMTIWGVVGAVVIGALLGFATTHAVAWLRTRHAQALGLEGFFALGLIELAYGTAQLLHTFGFLAVFAAGVAMRRVEHRATGERTPQDAIGAIDSSDVAATASHPDKAHAYMAEKVLGFTVELERIAEMAMMMMVGNLLGTLDAPLVTWRNAGIVAALFLVIRPIAVELSLIGSQAAPAERRMMSWFGIRGIGTLYYLAYALEQDQSEQMKALAPIALAVVTASVFIHGVSATPLMKQYQRHHARRAARTRK